From the Micromonospora echinospora genome, the window CGAACTCGGCGGCGAGGTCGCTGACCCGTACACCGCCGGTCGCCCGCACCCGCTCCAGGATGGCCGCTTGTCGCTGCCGCGCCAGCATCTCCAGCCTCCGCTCCCGTGCCGTCCGACTTTCCCGAACGTGTTCCAACAAAGATGAACACTAGCGCGGCGCGTGCACGATGCGGAAGGCGGCCGGCGGGCATGCGGCAGCCGGCGTTCGCCGACGGTGTGTCGGAGGCCCCACCCCGGCCGGTACCACCGGCGACCATGGCGTACCGCCGGGTGTTCCCGGGTCGGGCGGTCCCGGCTTGGACAGTCCCGGGTCGGGCCGGCCCGAGGCCGGTGGGCGGAGGTGTGGCGGCCGAGGCCGTGCTGGAGGACGGACGGTCAGGTCAGGCCGGAGTCAGGCGGGGCTCGACCCAGCCGACCTCGGTCAGCAGGTGCAGCACCCGCTGCACCGCCTCCTCGATCGAGATGTCCGAGGTGTCCACCACCAGGTCCGCGTCGGTCGGCTCTTCGTACGGGTCGTCGACGCCGGTCATCCCGGTGAGCAGTCCCGCCCGGGCCCGGGCGTAGAGACCCTTGCGGTCCCGCTGCTCGCAGGTCTCCAGCGGGGTGGCGACGTGGACCAGCACGAAACCCGCCCCGGCGGACTCCGCCATCTCCCGCGCGGTCGCCCGCGCCTGGGCGTACGGGGCGATCGGGCAGCAGATCGCCACCCCCCGGTGCCGGGCGATCTCGGCGGCCACCCAGCCGATCCGCCGCACGTTGAGGTCCCGGTCCGCCCGGCTGAACGTCAACCCGGCGGAGAGTTCCCGCCGCACCACGTCCCCGTCGAGCAGGGTGATCGTCCGGTCCCCGGCCTCCCGCAACGCGTCGGCGAGCCCACTGGCGATCGTCGACTTGCCGGACCCGGAGAGCCCGGTCAGGAAGACCACCAGACCGCGGTGCCGCAGCGGCGGCCGGGCGCGGGCCAACTCCTTCGCCACCGCCGGTGGGGTGTGCCACTCCGGCAGCGGGAAGCCCCGGTCCAGGTGGTCGTCGATCTCCTCCTGGCTGAAGGCCAGCCGCCGGTTACGCGGCGGGATGTCGTCCCGCCAGCGCCACTGCCCGTCCCGGTTGTCGTAGGCCAGTTCCCGGGGCACCAGCACCCGTAGCCCGGCGCCGGAGAGCGTCTCCTCGGTGGAGAGCAGGTGGGTCACGCCGTAGGCGGCGGAGACCCGGGCCCGCA encodes:
- the cysC gene encoding adenylyl-sulfate kinase; translation: MSNGWVLPDDVLRDAPVFTPRPVELADLELLLSGAYAPLTGFMTRADLTSLSRRGRLANGTPWPVPVTLQVPAAVAEGLRPDDPAGRVLVLTDGEGAPLAALDVRDVWSGRDGTAGLGGPVQRIGDGGHAPFQRLRRTPEEVRALLPPGRVLGVIADRPLHRPQLAQIAHAARTLGAHLLLMIPVGEESTGGLPSEALVRAVFAARDRMPPATLITVPLTRRRDEISDALLRARVSAAYGVTHLLSTEETLSGAGLRVLVPRELAYDNRDGQWRWRDDIPPRNRRLAFSQEEIDDHLDRGFPLPEWHTPPAVAKELARARPPLRHRGLVVFLTGLSGSGKSTIASGLADALREAGDRTITLLDGDVVRRELSAGLTFSRADRDLNVRRIGWVAAEIARHRGVAICCPIAPYAQARATAREMAESAGAGFVLVHVATPLETCEQRDRKGLYARARAGLLTGMTGVDDPYEEPTDADLVVDTSDISIEEAVQRVLHLLTEVGWVEPRLTPA